The proteins below are encoded in one region of Sphingobium sp. CR2-8:
- a CDS encoding gamma-glutamyltransferase family protein has translation MSDRDFSATSLHRRALLTAGLAGVGLAALPRPLLAQSGSRAPDAPRSGGASVAAHRVEVPMPHGGVTAGHPLAAMAGTRMLIQGGTAADAVIAAMAVMNVVEPWASSAGGNGFATCLDRRSGAVHSLAFTGGAPRLLDPEDDAAALDHGPKALTVPGAFGGWIALARRFGRLPLSVLLEPAIGYARDGHPLDPSIAAFITRAQKTLALYPTSAAIFLPGGKPPAPRSIFRNPDLARTLQSLADAETRALKGGADRDRALQAAYDYFYTGPIAQEFARFSAATGGWLRLDDLKAYRPRWDKPVTTSYRGLDVYCSPLTSRTGLEVCEQLNLVEGFDLASLPADDPRLTHLLIEAIKVAKADVYKYAADPRFSQTPVDALLSKAFAAQRRKLIDPARAGVYPEGGAPKLAGWKGSPLATMGDDHTRGGDTTSLSAVDADGNAIAVTTTVGGGFGTFLVMGNTGILFNNGLRLGSTAPYPDHPNMRAPAKVPLLGNGPTIVLDKGRLKLVFGSPGGETIGQTQFQFLVNAIDRQMPIQAAIEAPRFAIDADPNFYKPGAAITVQAEGRFAPAVLEGLTAMGHMVERVGPYAIGSVQGIMVDPSDARMAGADPRRMGYAVGY, from the coding sequence ATGTCGGATCGCGATTTTTCAGCAACGAGCCTTCATCGCCGCGCGCTTCTGACGGCGGGGCTGGCGGGCGTCGGCCTCGCTGCCCTACCCCGCCCGCTACTGGCGCAATCGGGTTCGCGCGCTCCCGATGCGCCCCGATCGGGCGGAGCCAGCGTCGCCGCGCATCGTGTCGAAGTGCCGATGCCCCATGGTGGCGTTACCGCCGGTCATCCGCTTGCCGCGATGGCGGGCACGCGCATGTTGATACAGGGCGGCACGGCGGCGGACGCGGTCATTGCGGCGATGGCGGTGATGAACGTCGTCGAACCCTGGGCGTCGAGCGCGGGTGGCAACGGTTTTGCCACTTGCCTCGACCGCAGGAGCGGAGCGGTCCACTCGCTCGCCTTCACGGGCGGCGCGCCCCGACTGCTCGATCCGGAGGACGATGCGGCAGCGCTCGACCATGGGCCTAAGGCGCTGACGGTGCCCGGCGCGTTCGGTGGTTGGATCGCGCTGGCCCGGCGCTTTGGCCGGCTGCCTCTGTCGGTACTGCTGGAACCAGCGATCGGCTATGCGCGCGACGGGCATCCGCTTGATCCGTCGATCGCGGCCTTCATCACCCGTGCGCAAAAGACGCTGGCGCTCTATCCGACCAGCGCCGCCATCTTCTTGCCCGGTGGCAAGCCGCCAGCGCCGCGTTCCATCTTCCGCAATCCCGATCTGGCGCGAACGCTCCAGTCCCTGGCGGACGCGGAAACCAGGGCGCTGAAGGGCGGCGCGGATCGCGATCGCGCGCTTCAGGCCGCCTATGATTATTTCTACACCGGTCCGATCGCGCAGGAATTTGCGCGCTTCTCGGCCGCGACCGGCGGCTGGCTGCGGCTCGACGATCTCAAAGCCTATCGGCCGCGCTGGGACAAGCCGGTCACGACCAGCTATCGCGGCCTCGACGTCTATTGCAGTCCGCTCACGTCGCGCACCGGCCTGGAAGTCTGCGAGCAGTTAAATCTTGTCGAAGGGTTCGATCTTGCCTCCCTGCCGGCGGACGATCCGCGCCTGACCCATCTGCTGATCGAGGCGATCAAGGTCGCCAAGGCGGACGTCTATAAATATGCCGCCGATCCGCGCTTCAGCCAGACTCCGGTGGACGCACTGCTGTCGAAGGCATTCGCCGCGCAACGCCGCAAGCTGATCGATCCTGCGCGGGCGGGCGTCTATCCCGAAGGCGGCGCACCGAAGCTCGCAGGGTGGAAGGGCAGCCCCCTTGCAACGATGGGCGATGACCATACACGCGGCGGTGACACGACCAGCCTGTCCGCCGTCGATGCAGACGGCAATGCGATCGCGGTCACGACGACGGTGGGCGGGGGCTTTGGCACCTTTCTCGTCATGGGCAACACCGGAATCCTATTCAACAATGGCTTGCGGCTGGGATCGACCGCGCCCTATCCCGACCATCCCAATATGCGCGCGCCGGCCAAGGTGCCGTTGCTGGGCAATGGCCCCACGATCGTGCTCGACAAGGGTCGGCTGAAGCTCGTCTTCGGCTCACCCGGTGGAGAGACGATCGGGCAGACGCAGTTCCAGTTTCTGGTCAACGCGATCGACCGGCAGATGCCGATCCAGGCCGCGATCGAAGCGCCGCGCTTCGCGATCGACGCCGATCCCAATTTCTACAAACCGGGCGCCGCGATTACGGTGCAGGCCGAAGGCCGCTTTGCGCCCGCTGTGCTGGAGGGGCTGACGGCTATGGGTCACATGGTCGAGCGGGTAGGGCCATACGCGATCGGCAGCGTGCAGGGGATCATGGTCGATCCGTCCGACGCGCGGATGGCGGGCGCAGACCCGCGCCGCATGGGATATGCGGTCGGATATTGA